The Georgenia faecalis genome includes a window with the following:
- a CDS encoding SDR family oxidoreductase gives MATTMLVTGGTGTLGRHLLPLLAGAQLRVLSRRAHPDDGGIVVVRGDTVKGEGLDDAVDGVAVVVHLAGGPKGDDVGARNVAAAARRAGVRHLVLISVVGADRMPLGYFRAKEGAERAVRESGVPVTILRAAQFHDLVLRTVGAMARLPLVPVPRDLRVEPVEAAEVAARLAELALGPPRGRVPDLVGPEVLGAPEILASLLEARRTRRPTVTVPLPGAAGRAYRRGLNLAGADAQRGRRTWAAVLADRAATGTRV, from the coding sequence ATGGCCACCACCATGCTCGTCACCGGGGGCACCGGCACCCTCGGGCGGCACCTGCTGCCGCTGCTCGCCGGAGCCCAGCTGCGCGTGCTCAGCCGCCGCGCGCACCCGGACGACGGCGGCATCGTCGTCGTCCGGGGTGACACCGTCAAGGGCGAGGGGCTGGACGACGCCGTCGACGGGGTCGCCGTCGTCGTGCACCTGGCCGGGGGGCCGAAGGGCGACGACGTCGGCGCCCGCAACGTGGCGGCCGCCGCCCGGCGCGCGGGCGTGCGCCACCTCGTCCTCATCTCGGTGGTGGGCGCGGACCGCATGCCGCTGGGGTACTTCCGGGCAAAGGAGGGGGCCGAGCGCGCCGTCCGCGAGTCGGGCGTCCCGGTGACGATCCTGCGCGCGGCGCAGTTCCACGACCTCGTCCTGCGCACCGTCGGGGCCATGGCCCGGTTGCCGCTCGTGCCGGTACCGCGCGACCTGCGCGTCGAGCCGGTCGAGGCGGCCGAGGTCGCCGCCCGGCTCGCCGAGCTGGCGCTCGGCCCGCCCCGGGGCCGGGTGCCCGACCTCGTGGGCCCTGAGGTGCTCGGCGCCCCCGAGATCCTCGCGTCGTTGCTCGAGGCGCGCCGGACCCGGCGCCCCACCGTCACCGTGCCGCTGCCCGGGGCGGCGGGCCGCGCGTACCGCCGAGGGCTGAACCTGGCGGGCGCCGATGCGCAGCGGGGGCGCCGCACGTGGGCGGCCGTCCTCGCCGACCGCGCCGCGACGGGCACACGGGTCTGA
- a CDS encoding sigma-70 family RNA polymerase sigma factor has product MADPRRGAQWFEARRPRLTALASRLVGATADAEDVVQEAWLRLQRTDTDDVENLDAWMTTVVARLSLDVVRSARRRRELSWHVAAWPEPSPAPGPEDEVVAADDAAVALLVVLDALSPGERLAFVLHDVFGVGFRDIASVLDRSEPAVRKLASRARAHVRQGPVRSARGEAKVVEAWLAAARDGDFTALLELLDDGAILRADYGSHSETIRGARRIAGSATGYARAAAHATLVRVDGRPAVAAAVGGRVASVMVFGIEEGRIRTLDVLADPRRLAALPGLEAHLGLG; this is encoded by the coding sequence ATGGCAGATCCGCGCCGGGGTGCCCAGTGGTTCGAGGCGCGGCGCCCGCGGCTGACCGCGCTCGCCTCCCGGCTCGTGGGTGCCACGGCGGACGCCGAGGACGTCGTTCAAGAGGCCTGGTTGCGCCTGCAGCGCACCGACACCGACGACGTCGAGAACCTCGACGCCTGGATGACCACCGTCGTCGCGAGGCTGAGCCTGGACGTCGTGCGGTCGGCGCGCCGACGGCGGGAGCTGTCGTGGCACGTCGCGGCGTGGCCGGAGCCCAGCCCGGCCCCCGGGCCGGAGGACGAGGTGGTCGCCGCCGACGACGCCGCCGTGGCCCTCCTCGTCGTCCTCGACGCGTTGAGCCCCGGGGAACGGTTGGCGTTCGTCCTCCACGACGTCTTCGGCGTGGGGTTCCGGGACATCGCCTCGGTGCTCGATCGCAGCGAGCCGGCGGTGCGCAAGCTCGCCTCGCGGGCGCGGGCCCACGTGCGGCAGGGGCCGGTGCGGTCGGCCCGCGGGGAGGCGAAGGTGGTGGAGGCCTGGCTGGCCGCTGCGCGCGACGGCGACTTCACCGCCCTGCTCGAGCTGCTGGACGACGGCGCGATCCTCCGGGCCGACTACGGCAGCCACAGCGAGACGATCCGGGGAGCCCGGCGGATCGCCGGGAGCGCCACCGGGTACGCCCGCGCGGCGGCGCACGCGACCCTCGTGCGGGTGGACGGGCGGCCCGCCGTCGCCGCCGCGGTGGGGGGTCGCGTGGCCTCCGTCATGGTCTTCGGCATCGAGGAGGGGCGGATTCGCACGCTCGACGTCCTCGCCGATCCTCGCCGCCTCGCGGCGCTCCCCGGGCTTGAAGCCCACCTCGGCCTGGGGTGA
- a CDS encoding TetR/AcrR family transcriptional regulator — protein MIERTGSGDPYRTVGLLWRTEARPSRAGLTVDAIVAAGLAVATESGLEKLTMRRIAAELGVGTMSLYTHVPGRAELIDLLVDHVNGTVHAGEPPLPDDDWRAALTAIAERNLRLYTTHPWLIDVDVSRPPLGPGTTAKYDAELAPLVGIGLDDVDVDRTLALVLDLARSAARTELAGRARAGSSDADWWASAGPRLAAVLDPARYPHAARIGAAAGQAYGSAVDREGALGFGLQVILDGIARRLG, from the coding sequence GTGATCGAACGGACCGGCAGCGGGGACCCCTACCGCACCGTCGGGCTCCTCTGGCGCACCGAGGCCCGTCCCAGCCGCGCCGGGCTCACGGTCGACGCGATCGTCGCCGCCGGGCTCGCCGTGGCCACCGAGTCCGGGCTGGAGAAGCTGACGATGCGCCGCATCGCCGCCGAGCTGGGCGTGGGGACGATGTCGCTGTACACCCACGTCCCGGGGCGCGCCGAGCTCATCGACCTGCTGGTCGACCACGTCAACGGGACGGTCCACGCCGGTGAGCCCCCGCTGCCCGACGACGACTGGCGCGCGGCGCTCACCGCCATCGCCGAGCGCAACCTGCGCCTGTACACGACGCATCCCTGGCTCATCGACGTCGACGTCTCGCGGCCACCGCTCGGCCCGGGCACGACGGCGAAGTACGACGCCGAGCTGGCGCCGCTGGTCGGGATCGGCCTCGACGACGTCGACGTCGACCGCACCCTCGCGCTGGTGCTCGACCTCGCACGGTCGGCCGCCCGCACCGAGCTTGCCGGCCGGGCGCGCGCGGGGTCCTCCGACGCCGACTGGTGGGCGAGCGCGGGCCCGCGCCTCGCGGCCGTGCTCGACCCGGCCCGGTACCCGCACGCCGCCCGCATCGGGGCGGCCGCCGGGCAGGCCTACGGCTCCGCTGTCGACCGGGAGGGTGCCCTCGGCTTCGGCTTGCAGGTCATCCTCGACGGGATCGCCCGGCGCCTCGGCTAG
- a CDS encoding ATP-binding cassette domain-containing protein: MALAIDVAGVSKLYGGERSPVGLRHLDMAVREGEVVALIGPNGAGKTTTVRGLATLLRFDGGSARVAGHDVSADPGRVRQAIGLVGQSAAVDQHLSARQNLVFFGRLRGLRRPEAHARAAQLLEGLGLEDAADKPALRLSGGMRRRLDVAVSLVVRPAVVFVDEPTTGLDPAARRDLWARLRALVREGTTVLLTTQYLEEADALADQVVLLAHGEVVARGTADELKRLVGPATVRMAFASPADTSAAHDALAGTVDGVQPDADGSSLTYPVRGSATSTEGVLRLAEAGIAPLEVEVRRPTLDDVFLTLTGSPATGRIPR; this comes from the coding sequence ATGGCGCTGGCGATCGACGTGGCAGGGGTCTCGAAGCTCTACGGAGGGGAACGCTCGCCGGTCGGCCTGCGCCACCTCGATATGGCGGTGCGCGAAGGCGAGGTGGTGGCGCTCATCGGTCCGAACGGCGCCGGCAAGACGACGACCGTGCGGGGCCTGGCGACGCTCCTGCGCTTCGACGGCGGCAGCGCCCGCGTCGCCGGCCACGACGTCTCGGCGGACCCCGGCCGGGTGCGCCAGGCGATCGGCCTGGTCGGCCAGTCCGCCGCCGTCGACCAGCACCTCTCGGCGCGGCAGAACCTCGTGTTCTTCGGGCGCCTGCGCGGCCTCCGGCGGCCCGAGGCCCACGCCCGGGCCGCGCAGCTGCTCGAGGGGCTCGGGCTGGAGGACGCCGCAGACAAGCCGGCGCTGCGCCTGTCCGGCGGGATGCGCCGCCGGCTCGACGTCGCCGTGAGCCTCGTCGTCCGGCCGGCGGTCGTCTTCGTCGACGAGCCGACCACCGGGCTCGACCCGGCCGCGCGCCGGGACCTCTGGGCGCGGCTGCGCGCTCTGGTCCGGGAGGGGACCACCGTCCTGCTCACCACCCAGTACCTCGAGGAGGCCGACGCGCTCGCCGACCAGGTGGTGCTCCTCGCGCACGGCGAGGTGGTTGCTCGCGGCACCGCGGACGAGCTCAAGCGGCTCGTGGGCCCGGCGACGGTCCGCATGGCCTTCGCCTCCCCCGCCGACACCTCCGCGGCCCACGACGCCCTCGCCGGCACCGTCGACGGGGTCCAGCCCGACGCGGACGGCTCCTCGCTCACCTACCCCGTCCGCGGCTCCGCGACGTCCACCGAGGGGGTCCTGCGACTCGCCGAGGCGGGGATCGCGCCCCTCGAGGTCGAGGTCCGCCGCCCCACGCTCGACGACGTGTTCCTCACCCTCACCGGCTCCCCGGCCACCGGAAGGATCCCCCGATGA
- a CDS encoding ABC transporter permease, whose product MTTVTLTPTGRTRLGTAAWVVAGRIVRSWGAQLPAMVIVWAFPVLVTVLFLALFGGALGLPAGAPYVDFLVPGMLAVSMLFGLETSTLASAADAATGVNDRLRSLPIDGAAVILGRCAADTLSSLITLATMVTFGLAAGWRPDPAGVPAALVLLLALRFSLLWIGTFIGYGARSVESVAYVQILVWPVAFLSSVFVDPATMPRWLGVVAEVNPVSATASAVRDLVGGTGWASVSPAGELATALAVAWPVLITAAFLPLAVRRFRQGGA is encoded by the coding sequence ATGACCACCGTTACCCTCACCCCGACGGGACGCACCCGGCTCGGCACCGCCGCGTGGGTAGTCGCGGGCCGGATCGTGCGCTCCTGGGGCGCCCAGCTCCCCGCGATGGTCATCGTCTGGGCGTTCCCGGTCCTCGTCACCGTCCTCTTCCTCGCCCTCTTCGGCGGTGCGCTCGGGCTGCCGGCCGGCGCACCCTACGTCGACTTCCTCGTCCCGGGGATGCTCGCGGTGAGCATGCTGTTCGGGCTGGAGACCTCGACGCTCGCCTCGGCTGCCGACGCCGCCACGGGCGTCAACGACCGGCTCCGGTCCCTGCCGATCGACGGGGCCGCCGTCATCCTCGGGCGCTGCGCGGCGGACACCCTCAGCTCGCTCATCACCCTCGCCACCATGGTCACCTTCGGCCTCGCCGCCGGCTGGCGCCCCGACCCGGCCGGGGTCCCGGCGGCCCTGGTGCTCCTCCTCGCGCTGCGGTTCTCGCTGCTGTGGATCGGGACCTTCATCGGCTACGGCGCCCGGTCCGTCGAGTCCGTCGCCTACGTCCAGATCCTCGTGTGGCCCGTGGCCTTCCTCTCCAGCGTCTTCGTCGACCCTGCCACGATGCCGCGCTGGCTCGGCGTCGTCGCCGAGGTCAACCCGGTCTCGGCGACCGCCTCCGCCGTGCGCGACCTCGTCGGCGGGACCGGGTGGGCGAGCGTGAGCCCCGCGGGCGAGCTCGCCACGGCGCTCGCCGTGGCCTGGCCGGTGCTCATCACCGCGGCCTTCCTCCCGCTGGCGGTCCGCCGTTTCCGGCAGGGGGGCGCATGA